The sequence tagtatttatatttattatattttgagtTTAACAATAAGAAGGAAAGATTGAATTTAGGTACATCATTCCCAAGATTTAAACTTTAAGTTATTTGATTTACCCATGTACATAGATTAAATTCGAACACTTGTAAatggtcgtaaatagtttgaaaCTACAATAAGTAATCTAAAGGTAGCAAACCAAGCTACAAATTCTACTCAGTTGTAACTTGTCAAAATACTGGTCTGATGTAAGATGGATTTAATTTCTATGAAAATAAACTGAGTTTGAATTAGATACCACTTGTGTGATTCGATGCCTTTGATTCATTCTTGTTTGATAACAAGGTTGGTTTTTATGCTTCATGTAGATAATGGACTATTCATCTCTACCACACTTCTGCAAAAGGGAAGGCTCTGGATCATCACGTCATTCATCTGATGGAGCTGAAAATTGCTATTCTTTAGACCATCCTTTTCATCAACAACTCTACAACCATATCAAGGAGCAAGCAGTTCAGGAATCTTCAAGACCAATCAAACAGGGATCTGTTCATGTGAGTCTACCTGAACCAGGTGCAGAAGGAACTGAAATTGCCAGAACCATTGAGTTGGAGTTGCACAAGTATGGGAATGCAAACGCGAACAGGAAGTCAAATGGATTATCCAACTCTCTAGGCAGCTTGAAGATTTGAAAACTGAGGTAATAGTAGAGTTGATGATGCCTTCCTCAGCTTGAAGCAACAGAAGCTGACTTTCGTTACTTCATGATATTGAAGGCTGCTGAGCGGAAAGCTCATATTGGAAGCCCTGCCAATGGTATTACACAAAATGGCTAATGTACTACTACTCATTTTTGCAGTTGGCATTAGTTCCCAAGAAATCCACAtataagaaaatatattgtaTGTAATTTCACATATAGGCTGGCTAAGCAGTCAAGTTCCTTCCTAGCTAGATAAGGCATGAAATGAATGTACTTGTCCTGTAGTCACTGTTCTTTAGTTAACTCTTGCTGCAGAAGCCATTTCATATATACTGAAATGCTGTTGTTGTCTACTAAATTTCTAGATATCTAATAATGtaataaatattttcttaatatCAATAGCTGGCGgtatttacttttctttttcaatggagtatgtttttaaaaaaattaagataagaTATTTAACTGTAATTGTCCCCCATTATGTTATTGGGTATAAATTCAGTTGTTTGAAACTTGAGTATAACATGAAGAAGCTTCATTTTTGTTTGATGGGTCTCTTTCTTTCTCCCCATCCCTTTAGAATCGAGAATATAATTTACTTGAATTTGCACCTGCTATGTTCTTTCGTTTTACAGCCATTGATTGATGTCTGAATGTACATAGTTGCTCAAGCTTATCGAGTGATAAAAGTTGAGGTTTAATGCTTAAATCTATGCCACCCATTTTGATGATGGCAAAATCTGACTGGCTTCCATTCTTAAGAGCCCAACGTTTTAGATCATCCAACAAGATACTCCGATTATCAGATTTAGCTTTAGATTCTGAAGCAACTTTGACCCTCTTTTAGATTTCTAATCCTACTTTTTTAGTACTTCTGGTCTTCAAAGCTAAAGGTAAATATGCCCAGAAGTAACTTGAGGTGCCACCTTCTCTTCCTCCTGGCGCCATCGCCGGAGTTCACCTTCCACTACCATTTTTGCTGTCTCTGCCATCTCTGCGCCCTTTAATGCCATCTCTGTTGCTATCTTGATCTCCTCTATTGCTTTTAAGTTTGCCTCTAGCTTTTTCAATATTTCGCTTTGCCTAGCATTGATTACTTCCACCTCGGCAATGCTGATTGCCTCCTCCTTCTCTGCTAACATTTTGGATTCTCTGACCTTTCTGCTCAGTGATTCGAACTCGTCCACGGTCAATTTGATTTGTGATGTAGGCTCCAAACCTTCACCTGAATCATCTTTATGTTTTCCAGCCATACTCTTCATTTCTTCAAGGGCTTTCTTCTCTGCTTCTTTTGCTTCTTCAGCCTCTTTCTGTACAATCTGCAGTTTGATCTCTGATTCCTCTGTGAAGCATCTACTAGCTTCAGCATCTTGCTTAAGCTCGGCCGTTTCTTGCTTCATCTGTTTAGCTTCTTGCCTTGAAGTTTCAGCTTCAACTTGAAGTTGTTGGAGCTTCAAACTCTGCTCTCTTTTGGCATCTAACAATTTCTCTTCTTCATCAAGTTTTTTATTTAGTTCCTCTCTCTCACTCTTCACATTCTCCACTTCTTGTCTTAAGGAATTAACTAAGCTACGTAGGGAGCTTTCTTCTTCAGAAATTTTCTGCAGAGTCCTCGTTGCTTCGTTGAGTTCAATAGTAAGAGCTCTCACAGTACTCATTTCAGAAGCATGGACCTCCTTCATCTTCTCTTGCAAAACCTCGATCTCTGCAGTCGTTTCTTTAAGCTTTTCTTCAAGAGAAATAGTCAGCTCAGGATCAATTTCTTTTTGGAGAATTATCAAATTCTTCTCTGCTTCTTCCCGGGCAGTCTTATACTCATTGAAACGTGCTTCTTTCTCTGCCAGAATCTTAACCTGCTCTTGTTGTGCTTCCATGGAAACATGTTTAAGTTGTTCAATTGACTCATGCATTGCAGCAATTTGCTTTGACAGCTCAACCAATCGATCACTGTTGAGATTCGCTGATCGTTGTGCCTCAGCAGCGAGCTGGAATGCAGCCAATTTTGCCTCTAATGCCGCATCAAAATCTTGTCGGATCTTCGTCAGCTCTTGCTTGGAAGCATCAAGTTCAGCAACAGTGATTGTGTACTCAGTTCTCGCATAATCGAGCTCCTGTTTCCAAGCGCAGTTGCTCCCTCCGCCAGTCTCCTGTGATTTGGCAACCTCAAGCTTCTTGGCTTGGACCTTGACAGCCTCAGCGGCGTCCATAGCAGATTTCATAGATTGGTTAACAGAGCAGAGCTGGGCCGTGAGATCTTCCTGTGTTCGTTTAGCCTTTTCGAGCTCAGAAAGCGCTCTAGATTTGGTGGATTCAGAACTTTGGAGCTGTTGCTTGATCTTGCTGAGCTCTTTCTGAGCCAACAAAAGCTGTGTTTCCTTTTCCAGCACATTCTGTTTGGAGGATGAGAAAAAATCTCTTAATTTTCCATTTCATACAAATTGAAACCTGGTCTGTATTTCTTTGTACAAGAAACATgaaacttaaaataaaatagttatcCAACCAAatctagaaaaagaaaaggtaaaaagATACCTCAGAAGAAAGTTGTTTGGTCCTTTTAATGGTGCGTTTGTCTTTGACCGAAACAGCAACTTCTCCAAATAGACTAACAGCAGCTTTCACAGATTGAAATGGTGCTCTTGTGTCTATCTCTCCCACCTCCGTCTTTGGCGACCCTTTTTGTTGATCTTTTATACGAATGTTTGCCATTcttctatatctatatatatatctacCCTTCTTTGAGATCTCTTAACCTATAAAATCGTTCCACCAAACCTATCAAAGTAATGATAAGGAATATTTACATGACAAATTTAACTTCTATATAAACTATGAAAACAATTCGTGATAGATAAGAAAAATCTCACCAATATTTATAGTGATCTTGTTCTGTCCATTGCTCAATTCATTTCTTGATAgctttagtttttgatgcaCACACTCTTGAGCCTTCAATATGCGTTTTAGATTCTCAATGCAAAGCAAATATAGATAACACTAAtctcaacaaaagaaaaaaactcatTATAAATAATTAGCAATCAACAAAAACAACTCTTAAACAACTTTG comes from Cucumis melo cultivar AY chromosome 12, USDA_Cmelo_AY_1.0, whole genome shotgun sequence and encodes:
- the LOC103502219 gene encoding WEB family protein At1g12150, which gives rise to MANIRIKDQQKGSPKTEVGEIDTRAPFQSVKAAVSLFGEVAVSVKDKRTIKRTKQLSSENVLEKETQLLLAQKELSKIKQQLQSSESTKSRALSELEKAKRTQEDLTAQLCSVNQSMKSAMDAAEAVKVQAKKLEVAKSQETGGGSNCAWKQELDYARTEYTITVAELDASKQELTKIRQDFDAALEAKLAAFQLAAEAQRSANLNSDRLVELSKQIAAMHESIEQLKHVSMEAQQEQVKILAEKEARFNEYKTAREEAEKNLIILQKEIDPELTISLEEKLKETTAEIEVLQEKMKEVHASEMSTVRALTIELNEATRTLQKISEEESSLRSLVNSLRQEVENVKSEREELNKKLDEEEKLLDAKREQSLKLQQLQVEAETSRQEAKQMKQETAELKQDAEASRCFTEESEIKLQIVQKEAEEAKEAEKKALEEMKSMAGKHKDDSGEGLEPTSQIKLTVDEFESLSRKVRESKMLAEKEEAISIAEVEVINARQSEILKKLEANLKAIEEIKIATEMALKGAEMAETAKMVVEGELRRWRQEEEKVAPQVTSGHIYL